In Vicia villosa cultivar HV-30 ecotype Madison, WI linkage group LG7, Vvil1.0, whole genome shotgun sequence, the DNA window CAGAAGCAACTGTTACAGGAATGGTCAGTAAAATTCTATATGCAATAATTGTATTAGGAAAATAATCCAtgccttttaaatattttaatatatcaatAGGCCCTATTATTTCTTCGGGCAAGATATTTCTTAATAACTTTAACTCCACACATAACTCTTTCCCATCAATATCAAACCGATCATTATGTTTCAATGACTGCTCAAAATGATTACAACAAGACTCCAAGGTTGCATCATCTAGTGATTGTAACTTATGAGAAGTAAACAAGAAACCGAAAATACTTTCATACTGTTGGTATTGCTCAAATCTCTTTTTAAGAGATACAATGGCTTGATCAAGGTAGAGAAAATAATTAACCCTAAAAGATTCCTCTTCAGATAACTTAACTGACGGAGTATTCAAATTCTCATCAAACTGTCTTTTTCTTCTAATTATTCGTCTTTGAGGAAATACTGGATTAATATTCATTTCATAGCAATTTCTTTAGCATTATCTAAGGCCTTATCAAAACCACTTTCTCTATATCTCTCAAAAAAGGAAATCAGCCCTTTTATTTTTTCCATAGCAACATCAATAAGCATGTTCTTTGATTGTAAAAGCTTGCTAACCAAATTAATTTCGTATAATATTTCAAACCAAATAATTATACTCATTAAAAACTTAAAATCACCAAGCTCATTTGTGGCTAAGGATCTAGCTTCACTTCTTATTTTAGAATCGAGATCCATTTCCGACACTTCAAGCAATGCTTCTCTAAAATCGGGCATTTGAGATTTTATAGCTTTGACACTATTTATATGACTCTCCCATCGAGTAGATTATAATGATTTTGGAGTCAACCCTTTgacattatcttttaaaattttccaTCTCTTAGTGGTATTAGAAAAAATAGTATAAATGCGTTGAACAACTCCAAAAAAGTCTTTAGCTTTAACACACGAGTTAGCCATGTCACACAACGTCAAATTAAGACTATGACAACTACATGGAGTATAAAAGGCTCTTGGATTCATGTCTAGAAATTTCATTTTTACACCTTGATGTTTTCCTTTCATATTTGACCCATTATCATAACCTTGTCCTCGCACATCAAATAGGTCAAGATCAAGccttttcaatttattttgtaAAACATCAAAAAGTCCTTGGCCAGTTGTTTTATCCACATTCATAAATCCTAAAAAAGATTCTTCAACACTTACGGAATTTGAATAAACATTCACATATCGTATTATCAAAGACATTTGCTCATGGTGACTGACATCTGGAGTACAATCAAGTATCACTGAAAAATACTTTGCTTGTTTGATTTTTCTAATGATTTCATTTTTAATTGCAGAAGCAAGCAAAATTATTTTCTCGTTTTGGATGCTATGTCCAAGAAAGTGAACatgaatattattatttgtaatacGTCTAATCTGTTCTTGGATAACTGGGTCAAATTCAGCTAACATTTCAATTAAGCCTAAAAAATTGCCATTGCTATTTTGGTACAATCTCTCATTAGAACCACGAAAGGCTAAATTATGTTTAGCAAGAAATTTCACCATTgaaataattctttttaaaacACTTTTCCAATGATCCTTTTCTTTGTTAATCAACCTTTGAGATGTTTTATCAATAGTCTCAAAGTTTTGCATTCTATGACGCAACTCATACCAAGTAGTCATATTCTTAATATGTTCCATACCTATTTCATGTTCTCTAAGTCTTTCACCAACATGTGCCCAATCACTAAAATCCTCATTTGCTAATTGACCTCTACCAATCCCTTTTTTAAAAaccttacaacaaaaacaaaatgctCTATTAAGCTCTTTTGAGTAAACAAGCCAATCTCTATCACACTTCTCTCCATTTGATAAAACTCTAGTATACAAATTAGCTGTAAATCGTCTAGATGATTTATCTTTAGGACCCTTCACAATAGAGAAATCTATTTTAGGACCTTTCGTAGCTAATAAATCAATACTTTTGGAATCAAGAGAATCCCAAATTCTCGGATCAAATATATCTTTTCCATTGTCACTAACATTATCAACATCAACCGTTTCAACGTCtaagttattatttttagtaGCATTAACATCACCATTATCTTCTATATTTTCAGTAGTAACCACGTTTTCAAGAATTTCTACATCAACATTATCAGCATTTTGATTTTCAACTAaattttttgattcttttattatgAATTTATCAAGAGCTCCCAATTGAGATTGAGTTAACTCATCaagtcttttctttttcttacgCTTCTCGTATCCAGACTCAAACTTTCTAATTTTAGGAAGGAATTTAGAAGACATgttgaaagaatgaaaaaaaattaaaacctgAAATTTCCTGTTGTTCTTGATCAAATTTGCGATGTTGAGTTTGAATCAGATAGAGAACATCAAAGTTGAACCAATACAAAAATTAAAGATAATgagtaattaaaaaataaaattataatttaataaattagcaattcaaaaataactttttaaaatttccacaaataaattatgaaaaaaatgtttttatgaatttttatatattaaagagTTTATATTAAAAGATTATATAACTtataataaattaacaataaaaaacattaaaacttatacaaataataataataataataaaaaagaaagtaaaatttatacaactaataaaaatattaaaacattgATGAACCTGGGAATTTAGGAAGTAGCTTTATTCTTTCTATGCTATACAGTGTAGATTTTTTAAAGCTTTCTTTCACTTCACAGTAATGACAATGTCGTGACCACCACTATCATGTACGGCG includes these proteins:
- the LOC131618918 gene encoding uncharacterized protein LOC131618918 translates to MSSKFLPKIRKFESGYEKRKKKKRLDELTQSQLGALDKFIIKESKNLVENQNADNVDVEILENVVTTENIEDNGDVNATKNNNLDVETVDVDNVSDNGKDIFDPRIWDSLDSKSIDLLATKGPKIDFSIVKGPKDKSSRRFTANLYTRVLSNGEKCDRDWLVYSKELNRAFCFCCKVFKKGIGRGQLANEDFSDWAHVGERLREHEIGMEHIKNMTTWYELRHRMQNFETIDKTSQRLINKEKDHWKSVLKRIISMVKFLAKHNLAFRGSNERLYQNSNGNFLGLIEMLAEFDPVIQEQIRRITNNNIHVHFLGHSIQNEKIILLASAIKNEIIRKIKQAKYFSVILDCTPDVSHHEQMSLIIRYVNVYSNSVSVEESFLGFMNVDKTTGQGLFDVLQNKLKRLDLDLFDVRGQGYDNGSNMKGKHQGVKMKFLDMNPRAFYTPCSCHSLNLTLCDMANSCVKAKDFFGVVQRIYTIFSNTTKRWKILKDNVKGLTPKSL